A section of the Ovis canadensis isolate MfBH-ARS-UI-01 breed Bighorn chromosome 1, ARS-UI_OviCan_v2, whole genome shotgun sequence genome encodes:
- the IFNAR2 gene encoding interferon alpha/beta receptor 2, producing the protein MLLSQNVSAIGPLNLYPMVHISLVFGISYVVPDLSDESCTLKMRFRNFQSILSWELKNRSIVPTHYTLWYTIMSKPEDMKVVKDCINITRSFCDLTDVWVNRTDMYISQVVGYRENAVVVSCMGSFFLASDKPLDPPKFEIVDFTNNISVNVKFRLDSPRIPSEELQYYLAFIEEHAGNSVKRHQPQITGNITENFNYVIDKLIPNTNYCISVYFEPKDPRKINRSPLKCILFRPRRESESSEPATIGGILILFLLTAVCISTVMILKRIGYICLRNDFPEALNFYKLSVWVFPELPPLEKMATVEVIHITRKKKEWNYNYDDESDIENEVAPRVNSGGYTKHGLTGRLCPTSTTAASLEDCSLEDCSDPSAEEPYLPEPKRDAETPAAPGPGPWQSEGTGGGYQTRGTLWQDPTSEEDSDSTEGSEGRIVFNVNLNSVCVRALEDDKDSEVTLMSPSPPEETAVLEEDLNETESSLLVASEEGTQLPFTDPSMECLRPQDALSDKSDTSESDVDMGDGYIVRQVNLKNFN; encoded by the exons tGCATATCAGCCTCGTATTTGGTATTTCGTATGTTGTGCCTG ATCTTTCAGATGAATCTTGCACTTTAAAGATGAGATTCCGAAATTTCCAGTCAATCTTATCATGGGAGTTAAAAAACCGTTCAATTGTACCAACTCACTATACATTATGGTACACAATCATGAG TAAACCAGAAGATATGAAGGTCGTCAAGGACTGTATAAACATCACAAGATCGTTTTGTGACCTAACAGACGTGTGGGTAAACAGGACGGACATGTACATCTCCCAAGTGGTTGGATACAGAGAGAACGCAGTGGTGGTCAGTTGTATGGGCTCTTTCTTCCTGGCGTCAGACA AGCCTTTGGACCCACCAAAGTTTGAGATTGTTGATTTTACAAACAACATCAGTGTGAATGTGAAATTTCGATTAGACAGTCCCAGGATACCAAGTGAAGAATTACAGTATTACTTAGCATTTATCGAAGAGCATGCAGGGAACAGTGTTAAGAGG CATCAACCCCAAATAACTGGAAACATCACTGAAAATTTCAATTATGTCATCGACAAGTTAATTCCAAACACAAACTACTGTATATCTGTTTATTTTGAGCCTAAagatccaagaaaaataaacagatctCCCTTAAAATGTATCCTCTTTCGACCCAGACGAGAATCAG AGTCATCAGAACCTGCTACAATAGGAGGAATActtattctgtttttattaacTGCTGTCTGCATAAGCACTGTAATGATACTGAAACGGATTGGTTATATATGCTTAAGAAATGATTTCCCCGAAGCTttg aatttttataaaCTGTCAGTCTGGGTGTTTCCTGAGCTGCCTCCATTGGAAAAAATGGCTACCGTGGAAGTCATTCACATcaccaggaagaagaaagagtggAATTATAATTATGACGATGAAAGTGACATTGAAAACGAAGTAGCTCCCCGCGTAAATTCAGGCGGTTACACCAAGCACGGACTAACGGGCAGGCTGTGTCCAACTTCCACCACTGCAGCCAGCTTGGAGGACTGCAGCTTGGAGGACTGCAGCGACCCCAGTGCTGAGGAGCCGTACCTGCCTGAGCCTAAGAGGGACGCCGAGACCCCCGCGGCACCAGGGCCCGGCCCCTGGCAGTCGGAAGGCACAGGTGGGGGCTACCAGACGAGAGGGACTCTGTGGCAGGACCCCACTTCCGAGGAGGACAGTGACTCCACGGAGGGGTCTGAGGGCAGAATTGTCTTCAATGTGAAtctgaactctgtgtgtgtgagagcccTTGAGGACGACAAGGACTCGGAAGTCACTCTAatgtccccatctcctccagaAGAGACAGCCGTGCTGGAGGAGGACCTCAACGAGACAGAATCAAGCCTTTTGGTGGCCAGTGAAGAAGGGACACAGCTGCCCTTCACCGACCCCTCTATGGAGTGCCTGAGGCCCCAAGATGCTCTTTCTGATAAAAGTGACACTTCCGAGTCAGATGTTGACATGGGGGATGGGTATATAGTAAGACAGGTGAatctgaaaaattttaattaa